A genomic window from Candidatus Palauibacter scopulicola includes:
- a CDS encoding D-aminoacylase, producing MRGALPRSAPALAAAFVIAACGAAPESADDAPTSRAGDAPYDLVIVGGTVVDGTGADRFTADVGIRDGRVVEIARGGGLSGRGAEEIDAGGLIVSPGFVDHHNHVQNQVHRRPLVENFIRQGITTILPSLHSGDQPYPLRDYMEDLEVAPNIGFFAGHTWTRRQVLGMEDRAATPEELDEMRDLVRETMEDGALGLASGLLYVPANYAETEEVIELAKVAAEYGGIYYTHMRDEARGLLPAVREAIRIGAEGGLPVHINHFKAMGVDSWGKTIESLALVDSARAEGIDVKVDVYPYTAGSTGSGVLFPQWVLAGGIDSFRVRVTDPETRGRVHREIEEWMRRDWTGGDLSRIQFRTLRAFPEYNGRRMSDLAADRGLPNNDATGVQLAIELQLAGGFSAIYHFMDEADVIRIMRHPHAMFETDGDPVGYGLGFPHPRSYGTFPRILGRYVREMGVLTLEEAIRKMTSMSTDQIGQSERGRIAPGMWADITVFDADRIIDRADYVDPHRYSVGIHHVIVNGVPVILDGSVTGAKPGHVLKGPARHLTEARG from the coding sequence ATGCGCGGCGCCCTTCCGCGGTCGGCCCCGGCACTTGCGGCCGCCTTCGTCATCGCCGCGTGCGGCGCCGCGCCGGAGTCGGCCGACGACGCCCCCACATCCCGCGCGGGCGACGCTCCGTACGACCTCGTGATCGTCGGCGGAACGGTCGTCGACGGGACGGGGGCCGACCGCTTCACCGCCGATGTGGGCATCCGTGACGGGCGCGTGGTCGAGATTGCGCGCGGCGGCGGGCTCTCCGGTCGGGGGGCCGAGGAGATCGACGCCGGCGGGCTCATCGTCTCGCCGGGGTTCGTCGACCACCACAACCACGTCCAGAACCAGGTCCACCGGCGACCGCTGGTCGAGAACTTCATCCGCCAGGGGATCACGACGATCCTTCCCTCGCTGCACAGCGGCGACCAGCCGTACCCGCTGCGCGACTACATGGAGGACCTCGAGGTCGCGCCCAACATCGGCTTCTTCGCGGGCCACACCTGGACCCGCCGGCAGGTGCTCGGAATGGAGGACCGCGCGGCGACGCCGGAGGAACTCGACGAGATGCGGGACCTCGTGCGCGAGACGATGGAGGACGGCGCGCTCGGGCTCGCGAGCGGGCTCCTCTACGTCCCGGCGAACTACGCCGAGACGGAGGAGGTCATCGAACTGGCGAAGGTCGCGGCCGAATACGGAGGCATCTACTACACGCACATGCGGGACGAGGCGCGCGGCCTCCTGCCGGCCGTGCGCGAGGCGATCCGCATCGGCGCCGAGGGCGGACTTCCCGTCCACATCAACCACTTCAAGGCGATGGGAGTCGATAGCTGGGGGAAGACCATCGAGTCGCTCGCGCTCGTGGACTCCGCGCGCGCCGAAGGCATCGATGTGAAGGTCGACGTCTACCCGTACACGGCGGGCAGTACGGGCTCCGGCGTGCTCTTCCCGCAGTGGGTGCTGGCGGGCGGCATCGATTCGTTCCGGGTCCGCGTCACCGACCCCGAGACCCGGGGGCGCGTGCACCGGGAAATCGAGGAGTGGATGCGCCGCGACTGGACGGGCGGCGACCTGTCACGCATCCAGTTCCGCACGCTCCGCGCCTTCCCCGAATACAACGGGAGGCGGATGTCCGACCTCGCCGCGGACCGCGGACTCCCGAACAACGACGCCACGGGCGTGCAGCTCGCGATCGAACTCCAGTTGGCGGGCGGGTTCAGCGCCATCTACCACTTCATGGACGAGGCGGACGTCATCCGCATCATGCGGCACCCGCACGCGATGTTCGAGACGGACGGCGACCCGGTCGGCTACGGCCTCGGCTTCCCGCATCCGCGGAGCTACGGCACCTTCCCGCGCATCCTCGGGCGCTACGTGCGCGAGATGGGCGTGCTCACGCTGGAGGAAGCGATCCGCAAGATGACCTCGATGTCGACGGACCAGATCGGCCAGTCGGAGCGCGGCCGGATCGCGCCGGGCATGTGGGCGGACATCACCGTCTTCGACGCCGACCGCATCATCGACCGCGCCGACTACGTGGACCCGCACCGCTACTCGGTCGGCATCCACCACGTGATCGTGAACGGCGTCCCCGTCATCCTCGACGGCTCCGTCACGGGCGCGAAGCCGGGCCACGTGCTGAAGGGCCCCGCCCGCCACCTCACCGAAGCCCGTGGCTAG